Proteins co-encoded in one Bacillus sp. FSL H8-0547 genomic window:
- a CDS encoding NAD kinase has protein sequence MTDNRRNVYFFYKKQDDLVHKVEGLTSLASENGFTVVQDAKQANIIVSIGGDGTFLQAVRKTGFREDCLYAGISVKGTVSLYCDFKIEETDKMIEAMREAQVEVRRYPILNVTVDGHTSFQCLNECSIRSGIIKTFVIDVFIDDLHFETFRGDGMIISTPTGSTAYNKSVQGAVVDPLLPCLQVSELASLNNNKYRTLGSPFILSGDRKLTLKIVQDGNDHPVIGMDNDALSIRHVENVELSLSPSMIKTVKLKDNSFWEKVKRTFL, from the coding sequence ATGACAGATAATCGGCGCAATGTTTACTTTTTCTACAAAAAACAGGATGATTTGGTACATAAAGTGGAAGGGCTTACTTCCCTCGCTTCCGAAAATGGATTTACAGTTGTGCAGGATGCAAAACAGGCTAACATCATTGTCAGCATTGGCGGGGACGGCACATTCCTTCAGGCTGTCAGAAAAACCGGATTCAGAGAAGACTGCCTGTATGCAGGGATATCCGTAAAAGGAACTGTAAGCCTTTACTGTGATTTTAAAATTGAAGAAACAGATAAAATGATTGAGGCCATGAGAGAGGCTCAAGTGGAGGTAAGACGTTATCCAATCTTAAATGTAACCGTTGACGGCCATACATCCTTCCAGTGCCTGAACGAATGCTCCATCCGCTCCGGCATCATCAAAACCTTTGTCATCGACGTCTTTATTGATGACCTTCACTTTGAAACATTCAGAGGAGACGGCATGATCATCTCTACGCCAACAGGCAGCACGGCCTATAACAAATCCGTTCAGGGAGCAGTGGTTGACCCGCTTCTGCCATGTCTGCAAGTAAGCGAGCTTGCCTCTTTGAACAACAATAAATATAGGACACTCGGTTCCCCGTTTATCTTAAGCGGAGACAGAAAGCTTACACTGAAAATCGTTCAGGACGGCAATGACCACCCTGTCATTGGCATGGACAACGATGCCCTGAGCATCCGCCACGTTGAAAACGTCGAGCTGTCCCTAAGCCCGTCCATGATTAAAACTGTCAAACTGAAAGACAATTCCTTCTGGGAAAAAGTGAAGCGGACGTTTTTATAA